The region tctctCTCTGGAGTTACTTAAGAGATTATTTATTCCCTTATTCAGGTTGTTATTACAAAATGCTACCACCTCTTTTGCAACCCTTGTGTTCAAAAAAATATTACTGAAAGTCGTCAGCGCAAGTGTCCAGTGTGTGCTGCTTGCTTTGGTGCTAATGATGTTAAACCTATTTATATCTGAGATTGGAGCTCTCATAAATGCAATTTGGCAAACACAAGGACTCACAGGTTCCCATGTATTCTTCTTCTATTAGAGATTTGTTAGAAAAGAATCTTGACTTGAACTAGAGGGTTCCTGCTCATTTTGGTTAGTGCAAATCCCAACAGGTTTTCTTGTTTGGCTCCAAGTTGTTGATTTTACTTAGTAATTTTATTGTAGTAATTTTATTGTATTTGCGTTGTTTGCCTGTTCATTTAAGTGCTTGGAGCCAGTATTTGCAGACTAGTCACTCAGAATCGATCAAATTCAATAATCCAAGGAATTCTTTTCCCCGCTGGAAATAATATGGagttgttatttaaaattttggcTGCTTGTTGAAAGAAAACATTTAGATGTTCTCTTATTGTTTTATGCATACTGCAACAAAAGAACCTTTGTAATTGCATGACAGCATTTTCTTTAAAGAGTAATGAGCTTCTATTTTGGGGAGTTAGTGATAAATTATTGAAATCTCGTGGCGAATTCTCTAGAGAATTCTCGGGggtattttttggatttttttctcGGATTTTCTTAGGGTGAATTAGAGTCCGAGTTATCATTGCGTTTTATTACTTTTCAAGTAAAAaacaatgataaatatataattttgaagaCTATTTAGGTCAgaattaaaaagtttaaaatttgtcaaaagtgaagctataattttactttttgtttatattaattatgagttttgattattatttatatattcaaattaagttttacaaacaatttatattaattacttaaaaatatctaaaatttattttcatatgtaaaataatattaaagatgAATTACGTAAATTATTTTACCATAACTTAAGTCGAATgtttaataatacataaaataaagatgctttatttaagtaaattatatttatttaataaaatatttataatttaaatttatataatttgaatattatttaaatatatatttattactttataatttcatatctaaaatatatattttattttctcaaaatacTTTTTAAGAACAATTATAAATACCAAATTAATGAGCAATGGCAAATTATTGGTAGCAGAGGCGCCCATACTATTTAGTCAGAGTCCTTTATCCAAGCCTATTACATTTTGCAATACAAACCAACTGAAATGCAGTATGCTGAtgattaaattaagaaattatgAATGTCTACCTTTGGAACTAATCTCTCTGTTTCCATAGGAACATGAGATGAGTATATACAATTAAAAGCATTAGTGAGTTGTCTCATTAATGGGCAAGATTGTCAATTTTCGCATCCATACGTGCGGTAAATAATAGTCCTGCTCTTTAGACAACTTTGACCATACGCACATTTCTGATGATTGATATTTGTAGAGAGATTTCCCACTTTTTTAACGCTACAAAGTATTGTCCATTAGGAGTCAGTCCACCTCAGCTGTGGTTTAAATTCAAGTCACACTAATTGCATTGCAATTAAGGCTTTGCCTCCTCttgtaattcacaaaaaaaaaaaaacaaaaacaaaaaaaaaattcatgaagtGGAAACATCTCAATCACCAAAGAAATCTCGTACCATATTTACCCATAATTGTCATGGGTGCAGTCCTACTAGGTTGGGATTTCTTTGGTGGATGAAGCACTCCCACTTCATGAACCTGCCGCCACTCTGACAGAGTTACTCTATGAACTTAGTCGGGCTCTGACAAAGGACGAACACCCCAAGAATACAACACCATATGTCTTGGGGTCCTTCGGCACTTCGCAGACTTCTTCCCAAAGAGTTGGAAATCCCTCAAAAAACGATGTACTTGTTAATCTAGTATAACCATAGAGTAGCCTTGCTAATTCACAATCGCAAATTAAGTTTGCCACGTACAATCAGCTCTTTGATACGAAACAATATTTGTGGAATGaaaaatttccaaataaaaaaGTCAAGAACAAAGTTCCAGTCTGATAACAGAAACAGCATATTTACAAGTGTGGTGGCCCTGAGTAGGGTATGAACTAACGAACGAAGCAAACACCGTGGGAACTCAGTAATTCAGTCAAGCAATGCATACAAGGGTGATTATCATGCACGGGATATGCATTTACAAGCAGTTGCAGGTATACCCAATATGATCCATCAATAAATTGTCAAGCCATAGCTGTAGATTACAAAAATAGGGTCCGAGTTTGTCAAGTAGCATTAAATGGAGAACATATATAGTAAAGGCATGAATATACTTTATAAAGATATTTTTGGGGGTTATGAGTCTTATGACCCCACATGTACTGCTGGACTTTCAAGACCATTGCAGAATTATGCCTGTGGGATCATAaaactgaaaaagaaagaaatgaagttATTGGTAACCATCAGACTAAGGCAAACTGCTTATGATACTGCTTATTGGATGAATAATTGGATCTTAAGCCAAGAAAGCCTTCATTTATTGATAGTTTACCTCTAATTAAGTGCTGGTGCTGCCAAGATCAAAGTCCATGGTGTAGTCATACTCAATTGTCGGAATTACAGAGGCTACAAATTTCAAGAACAAGAAAAGATACCTGCAATAGTTCAAATGAAATAACAATTCATGAGGAAAAAGTCACACCATGTAAAATCTAATCTATTGGAGAATTGCTTCACAGTAACAATCTAAGTAATTGCAGTAGAGTACCCAAAAGTAAATGTATACTGCATCTTTAAGAGGGTAAGAGAAGAATATTATGATTGTAATTGTAAAGGAAAATTGTGCCAAAAAGTTATCACACCGCACACATGTTTTCTCAAAAGTGAAAGGGTCAATTCCAAGCAATTTAGAAATGAGAGGTCAAAAGTTTTACTTATCAACTTCAGGTTCTACTCCACGTGACATAAGCACATCAATGATCTTTTTCATGACAGCCCCATGTCTGCATGGATGTACGGATGCATGCTTCCCAGGTAAGTGAGGATGGTCCTCAATAGTAACCTATACCAGTAAATTAGCATAGAGTAAAAAACATCTTCCAAATTCCTAATGAGCAAACTAAAATCTATACTCCTACCACTTAAGGAAGAATGAGAGAGataatttgaattattaaatacaGCCTACCGTTTTGTGTGCGTGATCCTGACTAACATCCTCCAGAACAAGCTCTGGTTGTAAGAGCATCCTTGACTATAAACAAATTCAGATGAGGACAACATTTGCAGCCATATCAATTAGTTCAATATTTGAATTCACAGCTGTAAAAACAAGGATTCTCAAATACCTACCTCATCATACCCAGTAAGCCACACACGAGGAGTCTGATAGTATTTATCATACCTACAAATTTGATAATGTTTGTCAAGTTTGAGATTTCATAACAAAATCATAACCTgaaaatgaatcctaagcatgTTGGCACCAGAATTGTCTTACGTGATGCTGACATCATAGGTTCGGGTCCGTAAAATATTGTCATCATCAGGCTCTTGAGCAACAAGATATGTTGGTTGTAAAGTAGCCTGCATTGATCAGAGACATATCAGATAAGTACACAGACATTTGAACCTCTAAAAGGGAAAGAGAAATTAGAATCTATATCCTTGAGGACAGGTTTGCTAAGCATAAACCTATATCCTTGCACCTTATCACAACATAATCCCCCCCCCCTCAAAGGTATTAACCAAGATATGTAATATTAAGATAATATTAGAACTCTGATAAAAGGCTAATCTAAATCAACTagttacaaaaagaaaaagttactCGGCTAGTTTTTGAATCTCAGAAATCATATAAGTTTCTCAGCAGTCAGCACTTACTGCATCAGTCTCAACAAGATTGTCAGCTTCTTCATAATCAGCCATGTCGGGTATATCTTCTTCGTCTTCACCAACCCCAAAATAAGAAGGTATTGATCTTACAGCATTCTGCCTTATTTCTAGAGTCTCCATTGAAGGCAGGTTTTCCTCCACATCACTTTTATCTGTCAGGAAGATTAGCTGTGTGAAGTCCATAATTTCATCCTAGAATCAACACAAGCAGAACCTCAAGGAAGAAGATAATACCTTTGGGTTTACCATGAGTTGCCAACCAACCATCATTGTCTTCATTATCAAGAAGAACCTCTCCTCCTGCAGCTTCATATTCTTCTTCCACTGACGCAGCCCTCCTTAGGCAGGGCACTAACCACAAAATCACCAAATAAAATTACTAGTACTAATCAGATATGCAATTCAAAGGAAAATTAAGTGAGATGGTGGTCAATTTACCATTTCTAGTAATCAAGTATTGCTTTTCGGGCGGTAAATAGGACTTCCTCTTGCTTGGCTCTCCAGATTCCCTAGTATTCATAACAATTCACTGAGTTAAATTGTTATACCATGAATTATGAAGCTATACTacaaattttccccaaaaatatTAATCCATTAATATCGATGtacaatatgaaaatataaaaggaTTCATATAATTCCAAAACTACTAAAGCAAGTtacaaacaaagaaataaagatACATATGTTGATAGTATGGTGAAGATACCAAGACCAGGTAGGGCATTTGGATACAAGATTATCACCAGCCAGGATGAACTCGGAGACGCTTAAAACTCCTTTCTCTTTAAAAGCAGAGACTGTTCGAGGCCCTGTTATTCTTTCCACAGTTCCTTTGAATGCCTCATGAATCCTCTGAGAAAGTACCATATTTTTTTCCGAATTTCTTGATTCAATTTAATGTACGATCAAAGGAGAGAGGATATAATCAAAACCCTAGCGATTCAATCGAAGTCGAAGGTTGAAACCCTAGAGATCCCGTACGGACGAGGTAGAGAGAGAAAGGGATCGTCGAATGCGCTTGCGTTGTGGTGTTGTGTTGCGTAGGAAAAAATAATAGCGTGTGGCGTATGAGTTCTACCATCCGTGAGCCCGTTGGACATCGCAAACCCGATGGTCTGGCACGGACGGCTGTGATTGATTAGTCGCATGTGTAGGTTACGCCTCTCAATTAATACTTGGGTAAATTTCGCATTTAATCAGCTaacttttgtaaatttttatttggtcactgaaaataagaaaaattcaaaTCTAGCACTGCCTTAGATGGTTGGTTTTAGCCACTCACCCTTAATTTCGCTAACGGGGGTGTTTCTATACTTTAGTTtctcaattttaataaatttttattttagtcaataatatttcaatttagaattaaaatatatcattttgGTGAGTAATATTCTTTGCAAAAATCCAAGTTTTCTCTCATAAAAATGAAGGTAATTTCTCGTAAAAAtgtaagtttttctttttttttactagactaaactaaacttaaatttaaaaatggaaaaaataaaagaaattaaaatgaaaaaaattagtttttcctataaaaccctaaacttttctCAATAAAAATCCAAATTTTCTTATTActacagaaaaattaaaattaattcaaaaaataaaaaataaaagaaattaaaagataaaatggtTTTTACCTATAAAaagtcaatttttctttttttcttttttttttgtaaaaatccaAGTTTTCTCCTATGAAAACTCAATAATTCAAACTCAataattcaagaaattattttatggatcctTCCCACCACATTATCCATGGTCcatttccaattatttaatgacatttcaacacttttttcatgtcattaacatataattttggtaatttttttaccaTGAACCTCAAACCCCGAACCTTGAACCTCAAACGCCGGCTTTTTTAcccatatattataaaaaaaataaaaatttcgaaAATGGTATCCCAAACCCATTAATTACGAGAATGGGTTGTTTTAGGTGGTGGAAGGTGGTACAGAGGAGGCCTTACCCATTTTTTTTGACACGGAcgaatttttgttaaaaaatttctCTTAAAACAATTTTATATTAGGTGGTACCTTGTTGATTGGCGACACCAAAAAGCATATTTTATACGGGTCATATAGGGTGTCGGTTTGGTGGTGCCATATTGGTAGGCGGCACCAGTGGTGCCCATGTCAAAGGCGGCACCCATTTTGAATTTTGCTAGACATTAGGCAACAAAGAACACATCTCGAGCATTAACaagaaacttaataaaaaaaacccaaacatTGAACGGATGCACGCACAAGCACACCAAAAAAGAAAACTTGTGTATGGTCTAATATGCATCAAAAGTTTTATGTTTGGTCGGTCTCTGGGATATTGTAAGTTTATTACAGCAAATAGGAAAATCATTAAACTTTAATGGACAAGCAATGTATAGGCACCATTTGGTGCTGCCTCTGACATGGGCACTACTAGTGCCGCCTGTCAATATGACACCACTAAACTAACATCGTATATGATCCGTATAAAACATACTTTTTGGTGCCGCCAATTAACAAGGCAACACCCGAtataaaattgtgtttaatttttttataacagaAATCTGCCGGAGTCAGAAAAAATGGGTGGTGTACATCTGCACCACCCTCCACCACCTAAAACAACCTATTCACGTATTTAATCGGTTTGGGATaccattttcaaaaaaattattttcttttataatatataggtaAAAAAGCCTTAAACCCTGAACCTTGAACCCTGAACCCTTTATTAGGACCAGTAAAAGAGATATCAAAATTAcatatggtgaactaattagtttcacccaaaaagaatgataaaaaatttgtcaagatttaaaattacaaaaataactcaAGAAAGAAAGATATCAATGTAGAAAGGAATTAGGATCATTCTGCCACCAATTTGACATCAGGAATGAACCTTCTTCTTCAAAAACATGTTGCCCTGAAACgccaaaaaataggaaaaagaatatttcagaatattataaaaaacctaaatataaaaaatacagaaaaggaaagaaacaacaaaaaacagaaaacaaaattgataaaacaataaaatgttatagatgtggaaaaccatgacatatctcaaaatattgtaaaatcaaaagaaaaatcaataacttaaatttagaagaagagatagaacaaaaattaaatgaaatcctATTAGAAACAACTTCTTCTGAAAATGATACATCTACTGAAACAAATGAATTAGAAATAGACGAATTACATACAACATCCCAGTCTTCTGGAGATGAAAATGAACCTTCAATTAATATGCTAACTAAAGATCAAGAATTTATGATAgaagttattgataaaattcaagacctagagcttaaaagagaataccttttgaaattaaaatcctcattaaaagataaaccagaaaaagaaaaagaaatcatttctagtcaatcacaaatgtataatatacaagacataatatttaataaatatgaaaaaataaaaccaagacaaattACAAACTCTGAATTACAGTTGGAAATAAAAACAGATTAAATCAGAACTTTCTCAGCTTAAAATAGAACAACAAgaaatgaaagaacaaatgaGGTCCTTAAAACACGAAACCTCAGAAAAAAGTTCATCAGAAACTGAACCTAAACCTGAAGaaaatacataagaatatatgatggttctaactgaagtatctatttaaagaatatttaataaaaataaatatttgtcataaataatgaatttcaattagaaacaatAGCCTTTTTTGATACAGGAGTGGACCAAAACTACATTAGAGAAAGAATAattccaacaaaatattataataaaacatcagAATCTCTTAAGGCTACAAAtggtaaaaaactaaaaattacttacaaaattcccaatgcaaaaatatccaacaaaggtataaaatatcaaacatgttttttaatggtaaaagatattacccaagatgtcatattaggaaccccattcatatccttactcaaaccttataaagtaacaaataattctaTCTCCACTAAAGTTTTAAACACTAAGGTAGAATTTCCTTTTTGTAGAAAAACTGAAAATAAGAAATCTCAACCTGTTAAAATCTTTATCCATTCATAAtggacaaattaataatttaattaattacaaacagaagcaaatctctttcctaaaagaagaaatatggtTTAATAAGTTAACTGgacaataaagaaaaagagaaatacaaaaaagaatagaTCAAATCAAGAAAGAAATAGAATCAACAATTTGTTCTGACATTCCTAATGCCTTTTGGAATAGAAAGAAACATGAAGTAACATTACCATACGAAAACGATTTTGATGAAAGACAAATACCCACAAAAGCAAGACCTATACAAAtaaacaaagaaatggaagaattttgtagaaaagaaatacaagaccttcttaataaaaaattaattagaaagagcaGTTCCCCTTGGAGTTGTTCAGTAttctatgtaataaaaaatgcagaACTTGAAAGAGGATCGCcaagattagtaattaattacaaacctctcaatcaaaccttaaaatggattagatacctaataccaaataagaaagatttgctacaaaaactttgtaatgcaaatattttctcaaaatttgatatgaaatctGGATTCtggcaaatccaaataaaagaagaagaaagatataaaaCAACATTTACTGTACCATTTGGACAATACGAATAgaatgtaatgccttttgggttaaaaaatgctccatctgagttccaaagaataatgaatgatattttttactaatattctcaattcacaatagtatacatcgatgatgtattagtattttcagaaaatttagaaaaacactttaaacatatatcgatctttataaaagtcataagaaataatggtttagtagTTTCTAAATCAAAAATAAGTTTATTCCAAACCAAAGTAAGGTTTTTAGGTCATTATATTACCCAAGGAACTATTACCCCAATAGAACGGTCTATagaatttgctagcaaattcccagaccaaattcttgataaagtccaattacaaaggttcttaggaagcctcaattatgttatagacttttatccaggtcttagcaaattatgtaaaccgttatatgatagactcaaaaagaatccacaaccttggacaaaaaaaccataccaatattatcacccaaataaaaaaaacaaatcactaaGCTTCCTTTTTTATATTTAGCTGATCCAAATGCGCCCAAGATAGTTGAAACAGATGCTTCTGAAATAGGGTATGGTGggatcctaaaacaagttaaaggagGAAAAGAGCAAGTAGTCTAGTTTACTTCCAGACACTGGAATCCTACTCAGCAAAATTAtagtactattaaaaaagaaattttatcaattttttatgcattacaaaattccaaagtgatttattaaatcaaaaattcctTTTACGAATCGATTGCAAATTagcaaaagaagttttacaaaaagatgttcaaaacattgcctcaaaacagatttttgcaagatggcaggcaattttgagcatatttgattttgatattgaatacatCAAAGGAGAAACTAATTCTTTGCCTGCTTTTTTCACCAGAGAGTTTCTTCAAAAATGCCCCCAAACTCCGAGACaaatgaaaagggaaaatagaagaatcaTCCAAAACCCAAATCACCTCAAAACCAATTAAGACATGGTATGAAATTtcccatgaagaagatgagaaatcatcatcatcgtcaaaatcctccaaaaatacaataattcaagATGCACAAGATCCAAAAGAGATTGGTTCTCAAATCAAAAAATGGATTGAGTCCCTATCTCAATCTCTAGAAGTAGCATTCGCCTTTTCGCAAATGAAAGAGGAAACTCCTCTCAAACAAATTGCTGCTGAAGCAGCAaaggtttcaaaaaataaagagattgttttacacaaactaaaatctcttaaaaatgttttaaaagagactTCTCTCCAAGATGTTTTTCTAAAAGAGATAGCGGTGTCTTCACAAACTGCTACACAAAAATCttcacaatattttccaaacaaatattttgaaaaaattcttgttatggaggaaaaattttcagaaaaacctccacatatactggcaaaagaacttttc is a window of Gossypium hirsutum isolate 1008001.06 chromosome D08, Gossypium_hirsutum_v2.1, whole genome shotgun sequence DNA encoding:
- the LOC107900819 gene encoding autophagy-related protein 3, whose amino-acid sequence is MVLSQRIHEAFKGTVERITGPRTVSAFKEKGVLSVSEFILAGDNLVSKCPTWSWESGEPSKRKSYLPPEKQYLITRNVPCLRRAASVEEEYEAAGGEVLLDNEDNDGWLATHGKPKDKSDVEENLPSMETLEIRQNAVRSIPSYFGVGEDEEDIPDMADYEEADNLVETDAATLQPTYLVAQEPDDDNILRTRTYDVSITYDKYYQTPRVWLTGYDESRMLLQPELVLEDVSQDHAHKTVTIEDHPHLPGKHASVHPCRHGAVMKKIIDVLMSRGVEPEVDKYLFLFLKFVASVIPTIEYDYTMDFDLGSTST